The Deinococcus koreensis genome window below encodes:
- a CDS encoding glycosyltransferase family 4 protein, giving the protein MKPLRIGLFTDTFLPDQNGIVTSVGLLSDELRKLGHHVDVVAPDFPEHVDTRGDVLRVSSLRYMFLPTYRLAWPTRKDFERKYDIVHTHTPLTLGLAGVRLARKWDVPHVATYHTHIEAYTHYVPGLTALQQATGVVTRAMSLLYGRAAAVITPTAGTLDVLQAMHVRNPVVIPTAIDPAVLLAAPPVENPWPEGRRRLLSVGRLAKEKRFDHVLDTVAALPDTHLVILGEGPEREHLEAHAARLGIADRVSFLGVRPWTQIGAYYRLAELFLFASDTETQGLVLQEAQLMGVPVVAVGARGTLSGVAHDRSGYLVTPGDVNALIASSSQVLGDPALWARLSAGAREFGGSTTPAGVALRVLDVYASALNLPREVTFPAEAGVSGHPRNTLAYDR; this is encoded by the coding sequence ATGAAGCCCCTGCGGATCGGCCTGTTCACCGATACGTTCCTGCCGGATCAGAACGGCATCGTGACCAGTGTCGGGCTGCTCAGCGACGAACTGCGCAAGCTGGGCCACCACGTCGATGTGGTCGCCCCGGACTTCCCGGAGCACGTGGACACCCGGGGTGACGTGCTGCGCGTCTCCAGTCTCCGTTACATGTTCCTGCCCACCTACCGGCTGGCCTGGCCCACCCGCAAGGATTTCGAGCGCAAGTACGACATCGTGCACACCCACACCCCGCTGACCCTGGGGCTGGCGGGCGTGCGGCTGGCGCGCAAGTGGGACGTGCCCCACGTGGCGACTTACCACACCCACATCGAGGCCTACACGCACTACGTGCCGGGCCTGACCGCCCTGCAGCAGGCGACCGGCGTGGTCACCCGCGCCATGAGCCTGCTGTACGGGCGCGCCGCCGCCGTGATCACGCCCACCGCCGGCACGCTGGACGTGCTGCAGGCCATGCACGTGCGCAATCCGGTGGTGATTCCCACCGCCATCGACCCGGCCGTGCTGCTCGCGGCGCCGCCCGTGGAGAACCCCTGGCCCGAGGGCCGGCGCCGCCTGCTCAGCGTGGGCCGGCTGGCCAAGGAAAAACGCTTCGACCACGTGCTCGACACCGTGGCGGCCCTGCCCGACACCCATCTGGTGATCCTGGGCGAGGGGCCCGAGCGCGAGCATCTGGAGGCGCACGCCGCGCGCCTGGGCATCGCCGACCGGGTGAGCTTCCTGGGCGTCAGGCCCTGGACGCAGATCGGGGCCTATTACCGCCTGGCCGAACTGTTCCTGTTCGCCAGCGACACCGAGACCCAGGGGCTGGTGCTGCAGGAGGCGCAGCTCATGGGCGTGCCGGTGGTGGCGGTGGGAGCGCGCGGCACCCTCAGCGGGGTGGCCCACGACCGCAGCGGCTACCTGGTCACGCCGGGCGACGTGAACGCCCTGATCGCCTCGTCCAGCCAGGTGCTGGGCGATCCGGCGCTCTGGGCGCGGCTCTCGGCAGGGGCGCGCGAGTTCGGCGGCTCGACCACCCCGGCGGGCGTGGCCCTGCGCGTGCTGGACGTCTACGCCAGCGCGCTGAACCTGCCGCGCGAGGTCACTTTTCCCGCCGAAGCGGGGGTATCCGGTCATCCCCGAAATACCCTCGCGTATGACCGCTGA
- a CDS encoding NUDIX domain-containing protein: protein MSALMELRKVWGHRPLISVGVGLLIQDERGRVLLQRRGDDGLWGTPGGALEPGEDFLTGARRELLEETGLVCPDLSLLPVAEGLISGPESWHRYPNGDEIYLLGMRAHGTLSAAALDGARPDDSGETLELAWFALDALPELSANINRAKMSLLRARVGLPPLPLEPTPPAPPVGNFLRELRRFVGSRPLFAPGANVLVTDAENRLLLLRHGDTGLWTLPGGSLEPGESFEQTAARELREETGLMANRLEPLEMFAGPDYRFTSPNGDVVDYVSVLYRAHGVGGVLTLQAGEVLGAAWFGVDELPADDELSGELIRANLRHWKEGQSTQP from the coding sequence ATGTCCGCCCTCATGGAACTTCGGAAGGTCTGGGGCCACCGCCCGCTGATCTCGGTAGGCGTGGGCCTGCTGATTCAGGATGAGCGCGGCCGCGTGCTGCTACAGCGGCGCGGCGACGATGGCCTGTGGGGCACGCCCGGCGGCGCCCTGGAACCCGGCGAGGATTTCCTGACCGGGGCGCGCCGCGAACTGCTGGAGGAAACGGGGCTGGTCTGCCCCGACCTGAGCCTGCTGCCGGTGGCTGAGGGCCTGATCAGCGGGCCGGAGTCCTGGCACCGCTACCCCAACGGCGACGAAATCTATCTGCTGGGGATGCGGGCGCATGGTACGCTCTCCGCCGCCGCCCTGGACGGTGCGCGGCCCGACGACAGCGGCGAGACGCTGGAGCTGGCGTGGTTCGCCCTAGACGCCCTGCCCGAACTCAGCGCCAACATCAACCGCGCCAAGATGAGCCTGCTGCGTGCCCGCGTGGGCCTGCCGCCGCTGCCTCTCGAACCCACCCCACCCGCGCCACCCGTGGGCAACTTCCTGCGGGAGCTGCGGCGCTTCGTCGGCTCCCGCCCCCTCTTCGCTCCCGGCGCGAATGTGCTCGTCACCGATGCGGAGAACCGCCTGCTGCTGCTGCGGCACGGCGACACCGGCCTCTGGACACTGCCCGGCGGTTCCCTGGAACCTGGCGAGAGCTTCGAGCAGACCGCCGCCCGCGAGCTGCGCGAGGAAACGGGACTCATGGCGAACCGGCTGGAACCGCTGGAGATGTTCGCCGGGCCGGATTACCGCTTCACCTCTCCCAACGGCGACGTGGTGGACTATGTCTCGGTTCTGTACCGGGCGCACGGGGTCGGCGGCGTCCTCACGCTCCAGGCCGGCGAGGTGCTGGGAGCCGCCTGGTTCGGTGTGGACGAGCTGCCGGCCGACGACGAACTGAGCGGCGAACTCATCCGGGCCAACCTGAGGCACTGGAAAGAGGGCCAGAGCACGCAGCCCTGA
- a CDS encoding MFS transporter — protein MTLRERLRLPLAPGSLPGVVAAALTLACSEFVRSGLYGAYLQQAAPGLLGLPKKEAVAVAATAFSVHFFTDTLMRSPVGVLISRRGVRPVMLAGAALCVLAMALLTQAHAIWLLLLVAALHGVGFSALWPGLVNLTAEAAYESHQGRTLTAVTMSVMPAVGLGVLVLGALGGRPFGQIALLIVGVQALALVSVLFVKVRPRPVPAERPPARARMKVAARALAPLIPAAFMQTLTLTLLGPLLFTLYPELGLNYWSMVGVLGVGGVVAFASMPFTGRVADGGRARLAVTLGFALLGLGLALFATTPPVWTLFLLAALVGLGYAFLSPGWAALVVSRLPEAERPAAWGVLMTMENIGTSLGPLLGAFAYRQYGLPGPFVTGAVLAAVTALGYVAFRRSFQRRPDPSPSS, from the coding sequence GTGACCCTGCGTGAACGCCTGCGTCTGCCGCTGGCCCCCGGCTCCCTGCCGGGCGTGGTGGCCGCCGCCCTGACCCTGGCCTGCTCGGAGTTCGTGCGCAGCGGCCTGTACGGCGCGTACCTGCAGCAGGCCGCGCCGGGGCTGCTGGGGCTGCCCAAGAAGGAGGCGGTGGCGGTGGCCGCGACCGCCTTCAGCGTCCACTTCTTCACGGATACCCTGATGCGCTCGCCGGTCGGGGTGCTGATCAGCCGCCGTGGGGTGCGGCCCGTGATGCTGGCCGGCGCGGCCCTGTGTGTCCTGGCGATGGCCCTGCTGACCCAGGCCCACGCCATCTGGCTGCTGCTGCTGGTCGCCGCGCTGCACGGCGTGGGCTTCAGTGCCCTGTGGCCGGGTCTGGTGAACCTGACCGCCGAGGCCGCCTACGAGTCCCACCAGGGCCGCACCCTGACGGCCGTGACCATGAGCGTCATGCCGGCGGTGGGGCTGGGCGTGCTGGTGCTGGGCGCGCTGGGGGGGCGGCCTTTCGGCCAGATTGCGCTGCTGATCGTGGGGGTGCAGGCGCTCGCCCTGGTCAGTGTCCTGTTCGTGAAGGTGCGGCCGCGCCCGGTGCCGGCCGAGCGGCCCCCCGCCCGCGCCCGCATGAAGGTCGCGGCCCGCGCCCTGGCCCCGCTGATTCCGGCGGCCTTCATGCAGACCCTGACCCTGACCCTGCTGGGGCCGCTGCTGTTCACCCTGTACCCCGAACTGGGCCTGAACTACTGGAGCATGGTCGGCGTGCTGGGCGTGGGCGGGGTGGTGGCCTTCGCCAGCATGCCCTTCACCGGCAGGGTCGCCGACGGCGGCCGGGCGCGGCTGGCGGTGACCCTGGGCTTCGCCCTGCTGGGCCTGGGTCTGGCGCTGTTCGCCACCACGCCCCCGGTCTGGACGCTGTTCCTGCTGGCCGCGCTGGTGGGCCTGGGCTACGCCTTCCTGTCGCCCGGCTGGGCCGCGCTGGTGGTCAGCCGCCTGCCCGAGGCCGAGCGCCCCGCCGCCTGGGGCGTCCTGATGACCATGGAGAACATCGGCACGTCGCTGGGGCCGCTGCTGGGGGCTTTCGCCTACCGCCAGTACGGCCTGCCCGGCCCCTTCGTGACCGGCGCGGTGCTGGCCGCCGTGACGGCGCTGGGCTATGTCGCCTTTCGCCGCTCCTTCCAGCGCCGGCCCGATCCCTCGCCTTCGTCGTGA
- the recR gene encoding recombination mediator RecR, whose amino-acid sequence MKYPPSLVALIRELSRLPGIGPKSAQRLAFHLFEQPREDIERLASSLLEAKRDLHACPICFNITDAERCDVCSDATRDQELICVVEEPGDVIAIERSGEYRGLYHVLHGVLSPMNGVGPEKLHIKALLPRVQGGMEVILATGTTVEGDATALYLQRLLEPLGALVSRIAYGLPAGGALEYTDEVTLGRAMNGRQRVSKPPLKTEDDGEAGSAVRR is encoded by the coding sequence ATGAAATACCCCCCGTCCCTGGTCGCGCTGATCCGCGAACTCTCGCGGCTGCCGGGCATCGGCCCCAAGAGCGCGCAGCGGCTGGCCTTCCACCTGTTCGAGCAGCCCCGCGAGGACATCGAGCGGCTGGCGAGTTCGCTGCTGGAGGCCAAGCGCGACCTGCACGCCTGCCCGATCTGTTTCAACATCACCGACGCCGAGCGCTGCGACGTCTGCAGCGACGCCACCCGCGATCAGGAACTGATCTGCGTGGTCGAGGAACCCGGAGACGTGATCGCCATCGAGCGGAGCGGCGAGTACCGCGGGCTCTACCACGTCCTGCACGGGGTCTTGAGCCCCATGAACGGTGTGGGGCCGGAGAAGCTGCACATCAAGGCCCTGCTGCCGCGTGTGCAGGGCGGCATGGAGGTCATCCTGGCGACCGGTACGACCGTGGAGGGCGATGCCACCGCGCTGTACCTGCAGCGCCTGCTGGAGCCGCTGGGCGCCCTGGTGAGCCGCATCGCCTACGGCCTGCCGGCGGGCGGCGCGCTGGAATACACCGACGAGGTGACGCTGGGCCGCGCCATGAACGGTCGCCAGCGGGTCAGCAAGCCGCCGCTGAAAACGGAAGACGACGGCGAAGCGGGGTCAGCGGTTCGGCGCTGA
- a CDS encoding YkoP family protein, with product MTPSAAPRLRRALLRAGAFGAQSAAQTGLPQLGLSVPVHSADELLQALRVLEHRRLSATLLIPAALALQEAATVRAAAQAGHEIAGTGSAAGLAALDVAACQSVAAWEAGETEPGWAGWQALAARGVRPLPLPGPTPQPGQTVRIAPAELAARLDELHTNGFRPSPVRELSGLRRATPRDLLLHVYAQTVEANFTRQHHVIDLTQRADGVMRVAPLPSAPDPLPLPRTIPTAELHLDSARIVGLAARGALGAYRAYLRSLKDVGRALQERPELHGAQAVFAVTLFYAPLEQAGFTLLELPPARARVYALGFRVLRLVHGTTQASSVLVPKMAWLPRDEFLKRYG from the coding sequence GTGACGCCCTCTGCCGCACCGCGACTCCGGCGGGCCCTGCTCCGGGCCGGCGCCTTCGGGGCGCAGTCCGCCGCCCAGACCGGCCTGCCCCAGCTGGGCCTGAGCGTGCCCGTGCACAGCGCGGACGAGCTGCTCCAGGCCCTGAGGGTGCTGGAGCACCGGCGACTGAGCGCCACCCTGCTGATTCCCGCCGCGCTGGCCCTGCAGGAGGCCGCCACGGTGCGGGCCGCCGCCCAGGCCGGGCACGAGATCGCCGGCACCGGTTCCGCCGCTGGCCTCGCGGCGCTGGACGTGGCCGCCTGCCAGAGCGTGGCCGCCTGGGAGGCCGGCGAGACGGAACCCGGCTGGGCCGGCTGGCAGGCGCTGGCCGCACGGGGCGTGCGGCCCCTCCCCTTGCCGGGCCCCACCCCCCAGCCAGGCCAGACCGTGCGGATCGCTCCGGCCGAGCTGGCCGCACGCCTGGACGAGCTGCACACCAACGGCTTCCGCCCCAGCCCCGTGCGCGAGCTGTCGGGCCTGCGCCGCGCCACGCCCCGCGACCTGCTGCTGCACGTCTATGCCCAGACCGTGGAGGCCAACTTCACCCGCCAGCACCACGTCATCGACCTCACCCAGCGCGCCGACGGGGTGATGCGGGTCGCGCCCCTCCCGTCGGCGCCCGATCCGCTGCCGCTGCCCCGCACCATACCCACGGCCGAACTGCATCTGGATTCCGCACGCATCGTGGGGCTGGCGGCGCGCGGCGCCCTGGGGGCCTACCGCGCCTACCTGCGAAGCCTGAAGGACGTGGGGCGGGCCCTGCAGGAGCGTCCGGAACTGCACGGAGCGCAGGCGGTCTTCGCAGTCACGCTGTTCTACGCCCCGCTGGAACAGGCCGGCTTCACCCTGCTGGAGCTGCCCCCCGCCCGCGCCCGCGTGTATGCCCTGGGCTTCCGGGTGCTGCGCCTCGTCCATGGCACCACCCAGGCCTCCAGCGTCCTGGTGCCGAAAATGGCCTGGCTGCCCCGCGACGAGTTCCTGAAACGCTACGGCTGA
- the pheT gene encoding phenylalanine--tRNA ligase subunit beta, with amino-acid sequence MKLPYSWLKELVPNLPPLTELEPVFASLGLPLEGIEPAPAPIDGVVLASVLSAEPIEGTQLTKLTLDVGPHGHKTVASGAPNAVGLRAGTVVALVTPGTRLGELEYGVRAMQGVESWGMSASAKELGVGESSAGILLFPAGTAVPGTPMREVWPEDQVLDVEVTPNRADVLSALGLARDLAAFLKLELREPPAGPAAQGAGEIRVSLPPRGLTLERDPSRKLRFGCDHFAARTVSGLTNGPSPLWMQRRLTLAGMRPIDLVVDTSNYVMLELGQPTALYDRRDVRGDQILVAFGLRHGEVVRDLMGGEHTVGPEDLLILDGAQPEISSVADAFAAAKEAKAGDSVLGIAGIMGGDHGHVRADTSDVVIESAHFDPVVLRRTSTRLGLKTDAVYRYERGVDPLLAPKAADRVAGLLGEYGGGAAHPGATVVGEPEVPGPISATGEQIRALLGMHVDTAEMRDILTRLGGVVGGEGDTLTVTPPSWRVDMTIWQDLAEEVARLHGYAELPETLPTLRLHASNIGASAQNDARQALRRTLAGIGAQEVVTYTFTSDEEAGRARTEPPTARLKNPMTAERTGLRTALFPSLLRAAQAHPKGERTLLFEMGRIFPQSGEAERLGLLMRGPLAAPTFQPGVAGSYGAFKGLVEALAGTLGAGLEVRQLRGDAVPPALHPGIAGEVVWNGQAIGWLGALHPEIAQEFGLRDDTFILEVALPLPGRPWAFRDPSRAPAAWRDLAVIAPQEVSYGELSALLRREAGELLESVEPFDVYSGEQVGPGKRSVAVRLIFRGQKTLTDEEVDPVMDRLMAAVRAQGWGIREK; translated from the coding sequence ATGAAACTCCCGTATTCCTGGCTCAAAGAACTCGTTCCGAACCTTCCGCCCCTGACCGAGCTGGAGCCGGTCTTCGCCTCACTGGGCCTGCCGCTGGAGGGCATCGAGCCCGCTCCCGCGCCCATTGATGGTGTGGTGCTGGCCTCTGTCCTGAGCGCCGAGCCCATCGAGGGCACGCAGCTCACGAAACTGACGCTGGACGTCGGCCCACACGGGCACAAGACCGTGGCCTCCGGGGCGCCGAACGCGGTCGGCCTGCGCGCGGGCACGGTGGTCGCGCTGGTCACGCCGGGCACCCGTCTGGGCGAACTCGAATACGGCGTGCGGGCCATGCAGGGCGTGGAGTCCTGGGGCATGTCCGCCAGCGCCAAGGAACTCGGGGTGGGGGAGAGCAGCGCCGGCATCCTGCTGTTCCCGGCGGGCACGGCGGTGCCCGGCACCCCCATGCGCGAGGTCTGGCCGGAGGATCAGGTGCTGGACGTGGAGGTCACCCCGAACCGCGCCGACGTGCTGAGCGCCCTGGGCCTGGCCCGCGACCTGGCCGCCTTCCTGAAGCTGGAACTGCGTGAGCCGCCCGCCGGCCCCGCCGCCCAGGGCGCGGGCGAAATCCGCGTGTCGCTGCCGCCCAGGGGCCTGACCCTGGAACGCGACCCGTCCAGAAAGCTGCGCTTCGGCTGCGACCACTTCGCGGCCCGCACGGTGTCCGGTCTGACGAACGGCCCCTCGCCCCTGTGGATGCAGCGCCGGCTGACCCTGGCGGGGATGCGGCCCATCGACCTGGTCGTGGACACCAGCAACTACGTGATGCTGGAGCTGGGCCAGCCGACCGCCCTGTACGACCGCCGCGACGTGCGAGGTGACCAGATCCTCGTGGCCTTCGGGCTGCGCCACGGCGAGGTCGTGCGCGACCTGATGGGCGGTGAGCACACGGTCGGCCCCGAAGACCTGCTCATCCTGGACGGCGCTCAACCGGAGATTTCCAGCGTCGCGGACGCGTTCGCCGCAGCCAAGGAGGCCAAAGCCGGCGACTCCGTGCTGGGCATTGCGGGCATCATGGGCGGCGACCACGGGCACGTGCGGGCCGATACGAGTGACGTGGTGATCGAGTCCGCGCACTTCGACCCGGTCGTGCTGCGCCGCACGAGCACCCGCCTGGGCCTGAAAACCGACGCCGTGTACCGCTACGAGCGCGGGGTCGATCCGCTGCTCGCGCCGAAGGCCGCCGACCGCGTGGCGGGCCTGCTGGGCGAGTATGGCGGCGGCGCCGCCCACCCCGGCGCCACCGTGGTGGGCGAGCCGGAGGTGCCCGGCCCGATCTCCGCCACTGGCGAGCAGATCCGCGCCCTGCTGGGGATGCACGTCGACACCGCCGAGATGCGCGACATCCTGACCCGGCTGGGCGGCGTGGTGGGCGGCGAGGGCGACACCCTCACGGTCACGCCGCCGTCCTGGCGCGTGGACATGACGATCTGGCAGGATCTCGCCGAGGAGGTCGCCCGCCTGCACGGGTACGCCGAACTCCCCGAGACCCTGCCCACCCTGCGGCTGCACGCCAGCAACATCGGCGCCTCGGCCCAGAACGATGCCCGCCAGGCCCTGCGCCGCACCCTGGCCGGGATTGGGGCCCAGGAGGTCGTGACCTACACCTTCACCTCCGACGAGGAGGCGGGGAGGGCGCGCACCGAGCCGCCCACGGCCCGCCTGAAAAATCCCATGACCGCCGAGCGCACCGGGCTGCGAACCGCCCTGTTCCCCAGCCTCCTGCGGGCGGCCCAGGCCCATCCCAAGGGCGAGCGCACGCTGCTGTTCGAGATGGGGCGGATCTTTCCGCAGAGCGGCGAGGCCGAGCGATTGGGCCTGCTGATGCGCGGGCCGCTGGCCGCCCCCACCTTCCAGCCGGGCGTGGCGGGCAGTTACGGCGCCTTCAAGGGGCTGGTCGAGGCGCTGGCGGGCACGCTGGGGGCCGGGCTGGAGGTGCGTCAGCTGCGCGGCGACGCCGTGCCCCCGGCGCTGCACCCCGGCATCGCCGGCGAGGTCGTCTGGAACGGCCAGGCCATCGGCTGGCTGGGCGCCCTGCACCCCGAGATCGCGCAGGAGTTCGGCCTCAGGGACGACACCTTCATCCTGGAAGTGGCCCTGCCGCTGCCGGGCCGCCCCTGGGCCTTCCGCGACCCCAGCCGCGCGCCCGCCGCGTGGCGCGACCTGGCGGTCATCGCCCCGCAGGAGGTCAGCTACGGCGAACTCTCGGCCCTGCTCCGGCGGGAGGCGGGAGAGCTGCTGGAGAGCGTGGAGCCCTTCGACGTGTACAGCGGTGAGCAGGTGGGGCCGGGCAAGCGCTCGGTGGCCGTTCGCCTGATCTTCCGGGGCCAGAAGACCCTCACGGACGAGGAGGTCGATCCGGTGATGGACAGGCTGATGGCCGCCGTGCGGGCGCAGGGGTGGGGGATCCGGGAGAAGTAG
- a CDS encoding polysaccharide deacetylase family protein encodes MRQRGVALGAAALAGAVLGADVLGRAVGWGALGPGPRESGRVAVTFDDGPSERTPELLAVLARHGVKATFFVTEPACRACPDLLRALLDAGHQIEAHGRWHTHALLLPPWREWAQVRWHPRAQEGGPHLYRPPYGGHSPLTRLLARLTRRQIALWDIEGRDWTGQGAATLAGQTLERTRGGSVILLHDGPAVTPALLDALLSGLGARGLRAVTLNELPMRRIGFRQGLGRLRASYGG; translated from the coding sequence GTGAGGCAGCGTGGGGTGGCGCTGGGCGCTGCTGCGCTTGCTGGGGCCGTGCTGGGCGCCGACGTGCTGGGCCGGGCGGTCGGCTGGGGCGCCCTGGGGCCAGGGCCACGGGAGTCGGGACGGGTGGCCGTGACCTTCGACGACGGCCCCAGCGAGCGCACGCCCGAGCTGCTGGCCGTGCTGGCCCGGCATGGCGTGAAGGCCACCTTCTTCGTCACCGAGCCCGCCTGCCGGGCCTGTCCAGACCTCCTGCGCGCCCTGCTGGACGCCGGGCACCAGATCGAGGCCCACGGACGCTGGCACACCCACGCGCTGCTGTTGCCCCCCTGGCGCGAGTGGGCGCAGGTGCGCTGGCATCCCCGTGCCCAGGAGGGAGGCCCACACCTCTACCGCCCCCCCTACGGCGGCCACAGCCCGCTGACCCGCCTCCTCGCCCGACTGACCCGCCGGCAGATCGCCCTGTGGGACATAGAAGGCCGCGACTGGACAGGCCAGGGCGCCGCCACCCTGGCCGGGCAGACCCTGGAACGCACCAGAGGCGGCAGCGTGATCCTGCTGCACGACGGCCCGGCCGTCACGCCCGCGCTGCTCGATGCCCTGCTCAGTGGCCTGGGGGCGCGCGGGCTCCGGGCCGTGACCCTGAATGAGCTGCCCATGCGCCGCATCGGCTTCCGGCAGGGGCTGGGGCGGCTGCGGGCGAGTTATGGGGGGTAG
- a CDS encoding glycosyltransferase has protein sequence MPAFTVVIPARNEAAYLPATLQALDRQTRRPAEVIVVDNGSLDDTVGVAEAWGATVLPCPQRGVARARQRGLEAARTPWVASTDADSLPVPEWLELLEAATPGRAALYGPMRFCGVAPQWSRLSGVAYSGFLHVCRVIGKPNLGGANMAFDRALALQAGGYPLVDAYEDVILGQELARLGRVSYVRGALVETSARRLERGLLPFLWQHYRNISGHTRGYFGDDRIPPLRREK, from the coding sequence GTGCCTGCGTTTACGGTCGTCATTCCTGCCCGCAATGAGGCGGCCTACCTGCCCGCGACTCTGCAGGCCCTCGATCGCCAGACCCGGCGGCCCGCCGAGGTGATCGTGGTCGACAACGGCAGCCTGGACGACACGGTGGGCGTGGCCGAGGCCTGGGGCGCCACGGTGCTGCCCTGTCCGCAGCGGGGCGTGGCCCGCGCCCGGCAGCGGGGTCTGGAGGCCGCGCGCACCCCCTGGGTCGCCTCCACTGACGCCGATTCGCTGCCGGTGCCCGAGTGGCTGGAACTGCTGGAGGCCGCGACGCCCGGCCGGGCGGCCCTCTACGGCCCGATGCGGTTCTGCGGCGTGGCCCCGCAGTGGTCGCGGCTCTCGGGCGTGGCCTACAGCGGGTTCCTGCACGTCTGCCGGGTGATCGGCAAACCCAACCTGGGCGGCGCGAACATGGCCTTCGACCGCGCCCTGGCCCTGCAGGCCGGCGGCTACCCCCTGGTGGACGCCTACGAGGACGTCATCCTGGGGCAGGAACTGGCGCGGCTGGGGCGCGTGAGCTACGTGCGCGGCGCGCTGGTCGAGACGAGCGCGCGGCGCCTGGAGCGCGGCCTGCTGCCCTTCCTGTGGCAGCACTACCGCAACATCAGCGGTCATACGCGAGGGTATTTCGGGGATGACCGGATACCCCCGCTTCGGCGGGAAAAGTGA
- a CDS encoding DUF512 domain-containing protein has product MTAAEHIQETLYPAPIKSVEADSPAERAGVRAGDLLLRVNGEAVTDVLAYRHALSQGRATLEIARPGQAPQVMTGVPGTAQDHHRLLMPAAPTLDETFTFEVEWEDPGVEFEEVLFDGIRKCANKCDFCYVHQMPRGFRKSLYIMDDDFRLSFLYGSFVTLTNLTETDIQRIEDENLSPLYVSVHTANQDLRQDMMKWWRLKVKDPQAVQIRDMIERLENIDLYTQIVLVPERNDGDHLDETVEYLSSRPNVISAAVVPIGLTSHRTNLPDVRTFTREEAQDALRRLNVWRKQFLAERGTRFVFPSDELYLLAGESLPSEEEYEGFPMLENGVGMIRDFLTEGLPELPAALPEPRKVILGTGSLFAESLDRAVKPLRAIEGLTLEVRSVENKTFGKVTTVAGLLTGRCFRHAVKPGEADLLIVPPTTLRYGTELMLDDVSLGELRQEFRMDVRAGGATLGELARVILQGAQSSGHQWGMSAHAVKDGDEPQAARIAEQGMRGQA; this is encoded by the coding sequence ATGACGGCTGCCGAACATATTCAGGAGACGCTGTACCCCGCGCCGATCAAATCGGTCGAGGCCGACAGTCCCGCCGAGCGTGCGGGCGTGCGCGCCGGCGACCTGCTGCTGCGCGTGAACGGCGAGGCCGTGACCGACGTGCTGGCCTACCGCCACGCGCTCTCGCAGGGCCGCGCCACGCTGGAGATCGCGCGCCCCGGACAGGCCCCCCAGGTCATGACCGGCGTGCCGGGCACCGCGCAGGATCACCACCGCCTGCTGATGCCGGCCGCACCCACGCTGGACGAGACCTTCACCTTCGAGGTCGAGTGGGAAGACCCCGGCGTGGAGTTCGAGGAAGTGCTCTTCGACGGCATCCGCAAGTGTGCCAACAAGTGCGACTTCTGCTACGTCCACCAGATGCCGCGCGGCTTCCGCAAGAGCCTGTACATCATGGACGACGACTTCCGCCTGTCGTTCCTCTACGGCTCCTTCGTGACCCTCACCAATCTGACCGAGACGGACATCCAGCGCATTGAGGATGAAAACCTCTCGCCACTGTACGTGTCGGTGCATACGGCCAACCAGGACTTGCGCCAGGACATGATGAAGTGGTGGCGCCTGAAGGTGAAAGATCCCCAGGCCGTGCAGATCCGCGACATGATCGAGCGCCTGGAGAACATTGACCTGTACACCCAGATCGTGCTGGTGCCGGAGCGCAACGACGGCGATCACCTCGACGAGACCGTGGAGTACCTGTCGAGCCGCCCCAACGTGATCAGCGCGGCGGTCGTGCCCATCGGCCTGACCTCGCACCGCACCAACCTGCCGGATGTCCGCACCTTCACCCGCGAGGAAGCGCAGGACGCCCTGCGGCGCCTGAACGTCTGGCGCAAGCAGTTCCTGGCCGAGCGCGGCACCCGCTTCGTCTTCCCCTCCGACGAGCTGTACCTGCTGGCCGGCGAAAGTCTGCCCAGCGAGGAGGAGTACGAGGGCTTCCCGATGCTGGAGAACGGCGTGGGCATGATCCGCGACTTCCTCACCGAAGGGCTGCCGGAGCTGCCGGCCGCGCTGCCCGAGCCCCGGAAGGTCATCCTGGGCACCGGGTCGCTGTTCGCCGAATCCCTCGACCGCGCCGTGAAGCCCCTACGCGCGATCGAGGGCCTGACGCTGGAGGTGCGCTCGGTGGAGAACAAGACCTTCGGCAAGGTCACGACCGTGGCGGGCCTGCTGACCGGGCGCTGCTTCCGGCACGCGGTGAAACCCGGCGAGGCCGACCTGCTGATCGTGCCGCCCACCACCCTGCGCTACGGCACCGAACTCATGCTGGACGACGTGAGCCTGGGCGAGCTGCGCCAGGAGTTTCGCATGGACGTGCGGGCCGGCGGCGCCACGCTGGGCGAGCTGGCCCGCGTGATCCTGCAGGGCGCTCAGAGCAGCGGCCACCAGTGGGGCATGAGCGCCCACGCGGTCAAGGACGGCGACGAGCCGCAGGCCGCCCGCATCGCTGAGCAGGGGATGCGCGGGCAGGCGTAG